The following coding sequences are from one Rhodobiaceae bacterium window:
- the clpS gene encoding ATP-dependent Clp protease adapter protein ClpS: MADNDRDDDFDGGNGSDTGVITRSKPKTKKPSLYKVLILNDDYTPMEFVVHVIQKFFNKNMEEATTIMLHVHQNGVGICGVYTYEVAETKVTQVVDFARQNQHPLQCTMERD; encoded by the coding sequence ATGGCTGATAATGACCGCGATGATGATTTTGATGGGGGGAATGGATCCGACACCGGAGTCATTACCCGCAGCAAGCCGAAGACCAAAAAACCGTCTCTGTACAAGGTTTTGATCCTGAATGACGACTACACTCCTATGGAGTTTGTCGTGCACGTTATTCAGAAATTCTTCAATAAGAACATGGAAGAGGCGACGACCATCATGCTGCATGTCCATCAGAATGGTGTGGGTATCTGCGGGGTCTATACCTACGAAGTCGCTGAGACCAAGGTTACCCAGGTGGTTGATTTTGCCCGCCAGAACCAACATCCGCTCCAATGCACCATGGAGCGGGATTGA